In Haematobia irritans isolate KBUSLIRL chromosome 1, ASM5000362v1, whole genome shotgun sequence, a genomic segment contains:
- the LOC142221064 gene encoding protein MBD-R2-like, whose translation MPNIPQPEAPIDPVECQQRLQEHIKIQQHLVMQRLNEIESAIDVLEQEDDLPDLHDADLGATKDVLASFIKELDTVKQIAKLNALEHTKMTLKNPITSV comes from the exons ATGCCAAATATTCCACAACCTGAGGCTCCAATAGATCCGGTAGAATGCCAACAACGGCTACAGGAGCATATCAAAATACAACAGCATTTGGTAATGCAACgtttaaatgaaattgaatcGGCAATTGATG TCTTGGAACAAGAGGACGACTTGCCAGATTTACATGATGCCGATTTAGGTGCCACCAAAGATGTTTTGGCTTCGTTTATCAAAGAATTGGATACAGTGAAGCAAATTGCCAAACTTAATGCTTTGGAACATACTAAAATGACGTTGAAGAATCCCATTACATCAGTTTAA